A window from Thermosipho africanus Ob7 encodes these proteins:
- a CDS encoding deoxycytidylate deaminase — MNLDSYLKNLKITISMDKRESWDSYFLKIAEIIATRSTCFHRKVGAVIVKDKRILATGYNQPPSGFPHCDDIGCIRDDLNIKSGENQEVCYALHAEQNALMQAAKFGISTDGATIYVTHKPCSVCARLIINAGIKRVVYLNDYPDSLTDFLFKTSKISVEKHGGVIHEKG; from the coding sequence ATGAATTTAGATTCTTATTTAAAAAATTTAAAAATAACTATATCGATGGACAAACGTGAAAGTTGGGATAGCTACTTTTTGAAAATTGCTGAAATTATAGCTACCCGTTCTACTTGTTTTCATAGAAAAGTTGGAGCCGTTATTGTTAAAGATAAGAGGATTTTGGCGACAGGTTATAACCAACCTCCTTCTGGTTTTCCTCATTGTGATGACATAGGTTGTATTAGGGATGATTTGAATATTAAATCTGGGGAAAATCAAGAAGTGTGTTATGCTCTTCATGCAGAGCAAAATGCTTTGATGCAGGCAGCAAAATTTGGTATATCAACTGATGGTGCTACAATATATGTAACTCATAAACCATGTTCAGTTTGTGCAAGGCTAATAATTAATGCAGGTATAAAAAGGGTAGTGTATTTAAATGATTATCCAGATTCACTCACAGATTTTTTGTTTAAGACATCTAAAATTTCTGTTGAAAAACATGGAGGTGTTATTCATGAAAAGGGATGA